One genomic window of Trichosurus vulpecula isolate mTriVul1 chromosome X, mTriVul1.pri, whole genome shotgun sequence includes the following:
- the BRS3 gene encoding bombesin receptor subtype-3: MSQGQLNSPNQTFHLITNDTESSASSIFNDTMDEGKTEDTSLGSRILCTIFLTYSVIISVGLLGNAVLIKVFFKIKSMQTVPNIFITSLAFGDLLLLITCVPVDATQYIADTWLFGRLGCKLLSFIQLTSVGVSVFTLTILSADRYKAIVKPLELPAPDAFLKTCGKVGCIWILSMVLAIPEAVFSDLYPFYNPEKNESFEACAPYPVSEKNRQEAHSVLCFLVFYIIPLSVISVYYVLIAKALYKSTIEIPAEEQEHARKQIESRKRVAKTVLVLVGFFAICWLPNHILYLYRSFNYHSSIDSSTLHLVATIFSRALAFSNSCVNPFALYWLSKTFREHFKTQIFCFKYKCPRRSTVTRNLATGLASATGSTQVSEISVTLLTGYGGKKEEDSASSVIS; this comes from the exons atgtctcaagGACAGCTCAATTCACCTAACCAGACTTTCCATTTGATCACAAATGATACAGAATCCTCAGCATCCAGTATTTTTAATGATACTATGGATgagggaaagactgaagacacATCTCTAGGATCACGAATCCTGTGTACCATTTTTTTGACTTATTCCGTGATCATTTCGGTGGGTCTCCTTGGAAATGCTGTTCTCATCAAAGTCTTTTTCAAGATCAAGTCCATGCAAACAGTTCCAAACATTTTTATCACCAGCTTGgcttttggagatcttttgcttCTAATAACATGTGTGCCAGTGGACGCGACCCAGTATATTGCAGATACCTGGCTGTTCGGAAGACTCGGTTGCAAGCTTCTCTCTTTCATCCAGCTCACTTCAGTCGGCGTGTCGGTGTTCACACTAACTATTCTCAGTGCTGACAG ATACAAGGCAATAGTGAAGCCCCTGGAACTGCCAGCCCCTGATGCCTTCTTGAAGACCTGTGGGAAAGTTGGCTGTATCTGGATCCTCTCCATGGTTCTTGCTATCCCGGAGGCTGTATTCTCAGATTTATATCCTTTCTATAATCCTGAAAAAAATGAGTCTTTTGAAGCCTGTGCTCCTTATCCTGTTTCTGAAAAGAACAGGCAAGAGGCTCATTCTGTCCTATGCTTCTTGGTCTTCTACATTATTCCCCTCTCTGTCATTTCTGTCTACTATGTTCTGATTGCCAAAGCTCTTTACAAAAGCACCATCGAAATACCCGCCGAAGAGCAAGAACATGCCCGCAAGCAG ATTGAATCCCGCAAGAGAGTTGCCAAGACAGTGCTGGTGCTGGTGGGGTTTTTTGCTATCTGCTGGCTGCCTAATCATATCCTTTACCTCTATCGGTCCTTCAATTACCATTCCTCCATTGATTCCTCTACCCTTCATCTTGTGGCCACCATTTTCTCTCGGGCTCTGGCTTTTAGCAACTCCTGTGTAAACCCCTTTGCTCTTTACTGGCTGAGCAAAACTTTCCGGGAGCATTTTAAAACACAAATCTTTTGTTTCAAGTACAAATGTCCCAGGCGTTCAACTGTCACCAGGAACCTGGCCACAGGCCTTGCTTCAGCTACCGGGAGCACCCAGGTCTCTGAGATTAGTGTGACCTTGCTCACTGGGTAtggtgggaagaaggaagaggatagtGCCTCTTCTGTTATCAGCTAA